The Setaria viridis chromosome 2, Setaria_viridis_v4.0, whole genome shotgun sequence DNA window CTGACTGCAACAAAGATTGCACCATAATAGTTATGTTATGTTAACTGTGAAAACTATATAAACCAAACAGAAGCATTTAATACCCAGCAAATAGACAAGGCCAGAGTAAGAATTTGACAACATGGAAGGGGAATAGCTGAAAGGTGCTACGCGTGACATACAAGGATCAAGCTGACAAGGACATCCAGCACCTGATCACCACATTTGTGTTTGCTAGAGAGTCTGGCATCAGATCTTCTCCCACTTTGGACTTCTGGACCTACACCCGGGCCCACAGAGTGCGTGTTCAGTGTTCACTGATTGGCGGTGCAGTGCGAAATTGAGTACCGGCAAGGAGAAGCGTTAAGGCCTAAGGGGTTCGATTCTCTGGTCATCCTTGGTGCCTAGATGCTCTGGAAACAACATAACGACATCGTCTTCAACAATGGCTCACCATAAGTCCAGCATCTCCTGCAGGTGGTGATCGGCGATCGGCGAGGTGCACCTGTGGAGCCTCGTCGGCACTAAGGGCCTTGGAAGCCACTAGAGGATAGTTTAAGTGGAACAGGTCGTTCAAAAATCCTAAAAAGGCACGATGTAATCTATAAACTGCAAGGGGAGATTTAATAGACTATATTCCTTCTTAGTGCAATGACACTcagttctcctgcgtgttcgagaaaaaaaaaaggcacttATGCCTGCTAAAactgtttatctaaaaaaatgcaCTGCTCTAAGTTTAATTCAAGATCACAGGTTCAGGTTTTCATTCACATATCAATCAGATAATTAACACATGCAGTACAATTCAAACATGCAACCATAGCTGCTTAACAAACTACATTTGGTTTGGAAGATTTACTTAACAGAGTACAAGATAATATTAAGTATACATTATGTTGCGGACTATGATTAGGAATGATGAATAAAAAAGGTCACTAAAAGACAGATGAATCATTTAAAATGTTCTTCATTAGGTGCTATATGACGACTTACCGGATAGTTAGAAGAGAAACTACTATCAGTTTTGGCTCTAAATCTGGTTCGGAATTTCTTGAAAATATAATGTCTTTGCTGAACCCAGTGACTCGACGAAAGATGTGCAGAATGGAGATCATGTCACTTTCAGACAATACACGAGCAGTAGTAAGGGAGAGGAAAACCACATTGTTCAAGTCCTACACAAAAAGAATATTAAAAATCTGTGGAATAAATATAACAGAGCTGCACAAAGATTTCATGGCTACAAATTTCCTTAGATATACAACCTTTTGCATTGATGCACATATAGAGtagattttgatttttttttgcacaggTGCCCTTGAAGATAGGATACCAAAATATGAACggatttctttttccttttaataTTTCTTACAGAAGATAGAATAAACTCAGTAGAAGTTACAAAAAGACAATAAACTCCACCTTTATGCCACCACGAAGAAATGGACAGTGGAAGACAGCCTGCTTAATTGCTGACTGGATGTTATAACCAGCACCAAAGCCAACTCTAGCTTCGCCATAGCTTCGTAGTAGCTGTTACAGCTGAAGACTGTAAGAATCATTTAAGAAAATCTCATTTCTAGATGACAGAGCTTCGTAGGAGGGAAATATCTTAGATTACCTTGGCTACTTCCTCAGGATCAacttccttaatttgtgcattaAGGGAACTCCAGAACATCTTATTATAACCCTGATATTTCAAGAAAATGTGATTCAAACAGTAGATTGCAATATTTCATATCAAAGCTCAGTATAGAAGGATTTGAAACTCACAGACATCATGATAGATATCATGCTAATAGTTGACAGGACAGCATTATTGGCACTTTCCAAAGCTTCAGCAAGAGTTTCCACTTCCGTCTCAAGCAATGAATCAGCTTCAATAACTGTGCCAGTAGATATAAAACTGTAATTCTTAATTCTTTAGACTACAAGCCATTGTTCTTGGCTGTGGCAAGTTACATTAATATTGTGGTGTTAATATTGCATGGAGAACAAACAACACCACAAGATTCCAGAATAAATTGATAAATTGAATCTACCAATCATCAATATCCACACCACCAAAAAGAAGCACTTATTATATTACTGAAAGCACACAAAATCACTTAAATTGCCATAATTAGCGAATAGTCTCATCATCTCATTATAAACCTTAAGTTAAAATGTCAAGCAGcattcctcttcttcttgttaCCATTTCAACCTTGGTGGGACGGTATGCAAATCAGGGTCCGCAAACTTAGAATCCAGTAATCGGGAGCATAAGGCATAACTAGTGCTACATCTAAGTCCTTAGGTCCATAATGAAGGAAGCCCAGGTAGAACAAAGTGAGAAAAGCTCTTGTGTCATATCTTTTACTTTCTCATGCTGTAGTGCAAAACGTTGACAACATGGTGTAAAGGGTAGGCTAGAAATGGGTTACCAATGTGAAAGTTTGAGCATGTTCGAAGTTTGCCAATCAAATCAGCTGCCTGCAGACGACACTTAATAGCAAATGATTAGAACTTGAATCTTTTAAGCAACCTGAACCCGCAAATTTCACTGTTCATGGAAAATAGGAAAAACTCATACAGAAGTTATTTACCTCTACTTGCCGCCTTTGTCCCTCAAAGCAGAATGGCTTCAAAAATATTGAAGCAGCCAGATTACCAGCAGATTTGACAGCACTAAGAAGCTCCATTGCCATAATATGATCAGTATCCTGTCCTGCACTTGAAACCTAATccaaattttaaaaaaagtcaTAGTAAGATAGGTGGTCAGATCATGGTCTCAGTTGACAAAAATCAACAGTAACATGTGTTTATATTAACATTATCCAACAGAATAGTAAGGCATATAGCAGAATACCTATAAAGCAACTAATTATATGCACACTCAATGTCCTAATGTCAAACAATATGAGAACAACATATGTCGtcaaaaagaaagataagaagTGTACAAACAAGAATAACTGCAGGTGGGCAGGGATGAAGAAATAACGGAGGTTCCAGGTCTCTGAACACTGCATCTGAAAAACAGAGAGATGTCAGCTTCATGCTAACAGTAGATGGAGAATGAAACCCAGAAAAACATGTACACTTAAATAACGCTGAATCAACTCAAGAAGTTGAGACCAGGAAAGACACAGTACCAGTTCCATGACCTTTTTGTATTAACTGTACTCTAGAATTATCCAACACATGTACAGTCCTGAAACAAAAATTTAGAGATGGTTCAAATGTTTAAAGAAAAACACtgaaaacatgaaagaatagcaACAAGCATTTCACtgaaaacatgaaagaatagcaACAAGATTTCATGCGAGGTTTATATGCAACAAAATAAAGTAAAGGCTCTTCTCCGTATGTACTATATAGCTCTGGTGATATCATAGCTATTTGATCAAGATATATTGATACAGAGAAACTCCACCATGCGCTTTGAATTTGTTGTGAAAATAGAAGGATCACAGTAGTCTTTCTAGCATTCTTTACGTTACTAGTACTAGGTACAAGATGCAGTCCTTAAATAGCTCACGAACTAATAGGTATGAATCCAAATATTTCAGGCTTCGTGTATCAAAttttagaaatatttagcacACTGGAGACTACTCTAATTCCTACTATGGAATTTTAAAGTAACCAATGTGCCACCGATTAAACAGAGTGTAACAATGTACTAGGAAATGGACCTTGCTATAGTCCACTAAGACATATGCTGCAGAAAGGTTCTTTATACTATGACTACAAAAATTAACCAATTGAATCTCATAAACAACTCTGCTCTCACCGAACATTAATGTGGTACACAGAAAATCTTGAAATTCACAATGACGGGTAACTTACATATTAAATTAACACCTGGTTATGCACACAATATATATGGAAAAAGTAACTATTACAACGAAAAATTGTGCTGATAGTGAAGAAAGATCACCCATCATGACAACAGAGTAATGGTTTGTCACTCTGTTTGGACGATACGCACTAATGAAGGCAAATCACAAACGAGATAtcttccaaaaaattgtagcatcATGGGGAAAAACGCATAGATGATTCAACGTTTAGAAAGTATCGCTAGTGGAAATCAAAGTCACGACACAAAATTAACGTCGGCAGTTGATCGATTCTTCCAGCTGGGGCCCCAATCCTACATATCAAGAGTCCTCTGAACTACATTGCGCACAATAAGGCGCCCCGAAGGCTAAAACGAGCTCGGCATCGCGTACACACCAGACAATGCTCGATTTACGAATTCGATGTCGATTTCGTACCAGAAGCGGATGGGGGTGGAGGACAGTGTACGGGAGCCCATGCAGAAATCGATGACAGCGTCCTTCCGGCTCCCGACCCCTACCACCTCCACGGGCTCCGTCGCCCGTGAAgcaccctccgccgcctctAACGCCGCCGCGCGGACTCCGTGGATGCGTcgccggctgcggctgcggcgtcCTCGCGTGGATGGGGCAAGGCGCCGCCGGGACGTGCCGGGGTAGGCGAGGGGCGGCGGTAGCTGGAGGCCCCGGACGGGAGCCGCCATGGGCGACGAGGACGTGTGGGTGGCACGGGCAGCGACTGAGGCTGCTGAGAATTGAgacgagaggaggaaggagaggccgACGAGCCGTGGTTTAACGGCAATGTCGCCGTCAAAACTGCTGCAGGGGCCATGTGGAACTGTGCTGGGCCTATCTGAGTCCAACGTGAGCCCGTTTACTCTTAGCCCAAATAAATGTTTCTGTTTGGCCCTCTTAGCACTGGGCTACATTTGGCGGCCTTTAATAATGATGCGGAGCTTTATCGGAAATCCTACCCATCTTTCGGAGATTTTCTCTCTTAGCACTGGGCTACATTTGGCGGCCTTTAATAATGATGTGGG harbors:
- the LOC117842124 gene encoding protein ACCUMULATION AND REPLICATION OF CHLOROPLASTS 3, chloroplastic isoform X3, producing the protein MAAPVRGLQLPPPLAYPGTSRRRLAPSTRGRRSRSRRRIHGVRAAALEAAEGASRATEPVEVVGVGSRKDAVIDFCMGSRTLSSTPIRFWTVHVLDNSRVQLIQKGHGTDAVFRDLEPPLFLHPCPPAVILVSSAGQDTDHIMAMELLSAVKSAGNLAASIFLKPFCFEGQRRQVECRLQAADLIGKLRTCSNFHIVIEADSLLETEVETLAEALESANNAVLSTISMISIMMSGYNKMFWSSLNAQIKEVDPEEVAKLLRSYGEARVGFGAGYNIQSAIKQAVFHCPFLRGGIKDLNNVVFLSLTTARVLSESDMISILHIFRRVTGFSKDIIFSRNSEPDLEPKLIVVSLLTIRNHYDESVATVQEGFLSSLALHFPFITSLMGGDIPEQKQTRQKHSFNRLPDNGSNSVEREFSQLSNGSSDATVSKISPEEIEDLEYERNGRIKPESLEGNFLVAEELGKDNNREHLGSQQEHNFLSNSPGFGIAQLWAKERTMASGSSKNDELDIVTLPVGVKLSKVQSDHSPNTQLETPDAGTTVATGHAAFAATFSDVRLEKVMDMCSSAVTFLRGRMDRSRKRGSNSISSRAALMLDAEREPEKTWSPVVEIRYRGGIYRGRCQEGVPEGKGRLTFSAGSFYDGLWRYGKRSGLGTLFHSNGDVYHGTWRDDLIHGKGWYYFHSGDLLSFPPFI